From the genome of Haloterrigena sp. KLK7, one region includes:
- a CDS encoding VOC family protein — protein MATLSAHHVGITVEDLEETLPFYRDVLGLDVVERFSVGGEEFSDAVGVDGARGEFAHLEADGIRIELVEYEPEARGSPAAGLNQPGAKHVGLTVDDLDAFYAALPEDVSTISEPRTTESGTTILFLRDPENNPIEILEA, from the coding sequence ATGGCAACGCTCAGCGCACACCACGTCGGGATCACCGTCGAAGACCTCGAGGAGACGCTGCCCTTCTACCGGGACGTTCTCGGACTCGACGTCGTCGAGCGATTCAGCGTCGGCGGCGAGGAGTTCTCGGACGCCGTCGGCGTCGACGGCGCCCGCGGGGAGTTCGCTCACCTCGAGGCCGACGGGATCCGCATCGAACTCGTCGAGTACGAACCGGAAGCGCGGGGCTCGCCCGCGGCGGGGCTCAACCAGCCCGGCGCGAAACACGTCGGACTGACGGTCGACGACCTCGACGCGTTCTACGCGGCCCTCCCCGAGGACGTCTCGACGATCAGCGAACCGCGAACGACCGAGAGCGGGACGACGATCCTGTTCCTCCGCGATCCGGAGAACAATCCGATCGAGATACTCGAGGCCTGA
- a CDS encoding alpha/beta hydrolase: MEYETWADDQETTTVTVDEHDLEVAYYDDGEGEPVLFCHGIPTSSYLWRDVAPPLSDDYRVIAPDMVGYGNSAMHDGFDRSIRAQEAMVDGLVDELGLESITFVGHDLGGGVGLRYAVHNPETVERLALSNAVCYDSWPVEAIIDLGLPSTIAEMSVDDARELLEGIFRDTRYDDPDEAFVEGMLAPWDSDEAVVSLSRDAIGTNTSHTTEIDPSEITARTLLLWGAEDEFQPVEYAERLEGDISDAELVGLESASHWVMADRPDAYTDRLREFLDGN, translated from the coding sequence ATGGAGTACGAGACGTGGGCCGACGACCAGGAGACGACGACCGTCACCGTCGACGAACACGACCTCGAGGTCGCCTACTACGACGACGGCGAGGGGGAACCGGTGCTGTTCTGCCACGGCATTCCGACGTCGTCGTACCTCTGGCGCGACGTCGCCCCGCCGCTGTCGGACGACTACCGGGTGATCGCGCCCGATATGGTCGGCTACGGGAACTCGGCGATGCACGACGGCTTCGATCGCTCGATCCGCGCGCAGGAGGCGATGGTCGACGGTCTGGTCGACGAACTGGGCCTCGAGTCGATCACGTTCGTCGGCCACGACCTCGGCGGCGGCGTCGGACTGCGCTACGCGGTGCACAATCCCGAAACGGTCGAACGGCTCGCGCTGTCGAACGCGGTCTGTTACGACTCGTGGCCGGTCGAGGCCATCATCGACCTCGGGCTGCCGTCGACTATCGCCGAGATGAGCGTCGACGACGCCCGCGAGCTGCTCGAGGGCATCTTCCGCGACACCCGGTACGACGACCCCGACGAGGCGTTCGTCGAAGGGATGCTCGCGCCGTGGGATTCCGATGAGGCGGTCGTCTCGCTGTCTCGCGACGCGATCGGTACGAACACGAGCCACACGACCGAGATCGATCCGAGCGAAATCACCGCTCGAACGCTCCTGCTGTGGGGCGCCGAGGACGAGTTCCAGCCCGTCGAGTACGCCGAGCGGCTGGAAGGGGACATCTCGGACGCCGAACTCGTCGGCCTCGAGTCGGCGTCTCACTGGGTCATGGCCGATCGACCCGACGCCTACACCGACCGGCTCCGCGAGTTCCTCGACGGAAACTGA
- a CDS encoding SDR family NAD(P)-dependent oxidoreductase, translating to MTRTAVIAGVGPGLGASLARKFVAEGCQVGLFARSAEYLEELADDLGDDAVAVPTDVTDPEQVEAGFREVRDAFGPVDVLVNHASGGAWQGLREISPDAFEQAWRVSAYGALLCSQAAVDDMLAEDGGTIIFTGATSAVRGREGAIGFSAAKFAVRGTAESMARELGPEGIHVAHVVIDGGIRPPNVDDSDAATSLDPDAIADSYWHLVTQDRSSWTLELDLRPHVEEF from the coding sequence ATGACACGAACGGCCGTGATCGCCGGCGTCGGTCCCGGACTCGGTGCATCGCTCGCCCGCAAATTCGTCGCCGAGGGCTGTCAGGTCGGACTGTTCGCCCGGTCGGCGGAGTACCTCGAGGAGCTGGCCGACGACCTCGGCGACGACGCGGTCGCCGTCCCGACGGACGTCACGGACCCCGAACAGGTCGAGGCGGGCTTTCGGGAGGTTCGCGACGCGTTCGGTCCGGTGGACGTCCTCGTCAACCACGCTAGCGGCGGGGCGTGGCAGGGACTGCGGGAGATCTCGCCGGACGCGTTCGAGCAGGCGTGGCGCGTCTCGGCCTACGGCGCGCTGCTGTGCTCGCAGGCGGCCGTCGACGACATGCTCGCCGAGGACGGCGGCACGATCATCTTCACCGGTGCGACGTCGGCGGTCCGCGGCCGCGAGGGCGCGATCGGCTTCAGCGCGGCCAAGTTCGCCGTCCGCGGGACGGCCGAGTCGATGGCCCGCGAGCTCGGCCCGGAGGGGATCCACGTCGCCCACGTCGTGATCGACGGGGGGATCCGGCCGCCGAACGTCGACGATAGCGACGCGGCGACGTCCCTCGATCCGGACGCCATCGCCGACTCCTACTGGCACCTCGTCACGCAGGATCGGTCGTCGTGGACCCTCGAGTTGGATCTCCGACCTCACGTCGAGGAGTTTTGA
- a CDS encoding helix-turn-helix domain-containing protein — translation MSDQVVLTSTTAPDAVDDVPPSAKLVLTVLAHEGSLTQSRLAEETMLPARTVRYALKQLEEHDLVDSQISFADARQHVYSINSDRFEKPASRDPRS, via the coding sequence ATGAGCGATCAGGTCGTTCTCACGTCGACCACAGCCCCGGACGCCGTCGATGACGTCCCGCCGAGCGCCAAACTCGTGCTGACGGTCCTCGCACACGAGGGCTCTCTCACGCAGTCGCGACTCGCCGAGGAGACCATGCTCCCCGCGCGGACGGTCCGCTACGCCCTGAAGCAACTCGAGGAGCACGATCTCGTCGACTCCCAGATCTCGTTCGCGGACGCGAGACAGCACGTGTACTCCATCAACTCCGATCGGTTCGAGAAGCCCGCCTCCAGAGACCCGCGTTCGTGA
- a CDS encoding HAD family hydrolase translates to MSRAVVFDLDYTLAVPTRDRATLLSEATTAADAPSLSREEYLAAHRRNLTRETREPIFADLLDDRETDADPGAVADAYRETIADALEPLPGVESMLADLRGEYRVGLLTNGPVRAQRDKLATLGWEDAFDAALVTGELEAGKPDPRAFEAIAAELNVDPRDAVYVGDEVEADVSGATEAGMDAVQVLLEDGPDPDPRAVAHVEQSSIAADLPAILEDLA, encoded by the coding sequence ATGTCACGGGCGGTCGTCTTCGACCTCGATTACACGCTCGCCGTACCCACGCGGGACCGAGCGACGCTCCTGTCGGAGGCGACGACCGCCGCCGACGCGCCGTCGCTCTCCCGCGAGGAGTACCTCGCGGCCCACCGCCGGAACCTCACCCGCGAGACGCGCGAACCCATCTTCGCCGACTTGCTCGACGACCGAGAGACCGACGCCGATCCCGGCGCGGTCGCCGACGCCTACCGCGAGACGATCGCCGACGCGCTCGAGCCCCTGCCCGGCGTCGAGTCGATGCTCGCGGACCTCCGCGGGGAGTACCGCGTCGGCCTGCTCACCAACGGCCCCGTCCGCGCCCAGCGGGACAAACTCGCGACGCTGGGCTGGGAGGACGCCTTCGACGCCGCGCTCGTCACCGGCGAACTCGAGGCCGGCAAGCCCGACCCGCGCGCGTTCGAGGCGATCGCCGCCGAACTGAACGTCGATCCCCGCGACGCCGTCTACGTCGGCGACGAAGTCGAGGCCGACGTCTCTGGAGCGACCGAGGCCGGTATGGACGCCGTTCAGGTGCTGCTCGAGGACGGCCCCGATCCGGATCCGCGGGCCGTCGCCCACGTCGAGCAATCGTCGATCGCGGCCGACCTCCCGGCGATTCTCGAGGACCTCGCGTAA
- a CDS encoding DUF2240 family protein, with product MSLRVAVAAPFIQNGTRRLQENEFVVALSLDRDWFSPDQSKRLIDVATQDGLLERTDGGLEVTFDPAEVTVPDEFVPDEELLRERSAFERVLDALVAEGMEKHEAVGAINQLQDDLGLTIEAAAVVYARREGVDVSELVPVAREALADAEAEGR from the coding sequence ATGAGCCTTCGCGTCGCGGTCGCCGCCCCGTTCATCCAGAACGGCACCCGGCGCCTCCAAGAGAACGAGTTCGTCGTCGCGCTCTCGCTCGACCGCGACTGGTTCTCGCCCGACCAGTCGAAACGCCTCATCGACGTCGCCACGCAGGACGGCCTGTTAGAGCGCACCGACGGCGGCCTCGAGGTAACGTTCGATCCCGCCGAGGTGACCGTCCCCGACGAGTTCGTCCCCGACGAGGAGCTCCTGCGGGAGCGCTCGGCGTTCGAACGCGTCCTCGACGCGCTCGTCGCCGAGGGGATGGAGAAACACGAGGCGGTCGGCGCCATCAACCAGCTGCAGGACGACCTCGGACTGACCATCGAGGCCGCCGCCGTCGTCTACGCCCGTCGGGAGGGCGTCGACGTGAGCGAACTGGTCCCCGTCGCGCGCGAGGCCCTCGCCGACGCGGAAGCCGAAGGGCGTTAG
- a CDS encoding cation:proton antiporter, translating to MATAESTALIDVGILFGAVAIAGLVANRINQSVIPFYILIGMLLSEYVVGRIDFPALLGTDAIPHGAELALADTDFVHVSAEIGIVLLLFFLGLEFNLDRLIASKERIGKAGAVDLAINFGAGLLLGYALFGSFLAAFLTAGIVYISSSAIITKSLIDLGWIANDESDALLGTLVFEDLFIAVYLAVATALVLGGGAVGEALGQIGVAVGFILVLLLLVYLGTAWFQRSLETDSHEFIVLRALGITVLLSGIALSIGVSEAVAAFFVGMAFSATEHVHDLENLLEPLRDAFAAIFFFWIGLSTDPSLFLGVAGLIAVAAVATTPTKLISGYLGGRLYDLSERRSVRVGLGMTTRGEFSLIIASLALSGAGTALPEPIAEDVYAFAVGYVLVMSIVGTTLMQYSSEIESVVVPRLEA from the coding sequence GTGGCTACTGCTGAATCGACCGCGCTGATCGACGTCGGAATCCTCTTCGGGGCCGTCGCGATCGCCGGCCTCGTCGCGAACCGGATCAACCAATCGGTGATCCCGTTCTACATCCTCATCGGCATGCTGTTGAGCGAGTACGTCGTCGGCAGGATCGACTTCCCGGCGCTGCTCGGCACGGACGCGATCCCCCACGGCGCCGAGCTCGCGCTCGCCGATACCGACTTCGTTCACGTCAGCGCCGAGATCGGGATCGTTCTCCTCCTCTTCTTCCTCGGCCTCGAGTTCAACCTCGACCGCCTGATCGCCTCGAAGGAGCGGATCGGGAAGGCGGGGGCGGTGGATCTCGCGATCAACTTCGGCGCCGGACTCCTGCTCGGCTACGCGCTGTTCGGCTCGTTCCTCGCCGCCTTCCTCACCGCCGGGATCGTCTACATCTCCTCGTCGGCGATCATCACGAAGTCGCTGATCGATCTCGGCTGGATCGCCAACGACGAGTCCGACGCGCTGCTCGGGACGCTGGTCTTCGAGGACCTCTTCATCGCCGTCTATCTCGCGGTCGCGACCGCGCTGGTGCTCGGCGGCGGCGCCGTCGGCGAGGCGCTTGGGCAGATCGGCGTCGCGGTCGGCTTCATCCTCGTCTTGCTCCTGCTGGTCTACCTCGGGACGGCGTGGTTCCAGCGCAGCCTCGAGACCGACTCCCACGAGTTCATCGTGCTCCGGGCGCTGGGGATCACGGTGTTGCTCTCCGGGATCGCCCTGTCGATCGGCGTCAGCGAGGCGGTCGCCGCCTTCTTCGTCGGAATGGCCTTCTCCGCGACCGAGCACGTCCACGATCTGGAGAACCTGCTCGAGCCGCTTCGGGACGCCTTCGCGGCGATCTTCTTCTTCTGGATCGGGCTGTCGACCGACCCGTCGCTGTTCCTCGGCGTCGCGGGACTCATCGCGGTCGCGGCGGTGGCGACGACGCCGACGAAACTGATCAGCGGCTATCTCGGCGGTCGACTCTACGACCTGAGCGAGCGCCGCTCGGTCCGGGTCGGCCTCGGGATGACCACCCGCGGCGAGTTCTCGCTGATTATCGCGAGCCTCGCGCTCTCCGGCGCCGGGACCGCGCTCCCCGAACCGATCGCGGAGGACGTCTACGCCTTCGCCGTCGGCTACGTCCTGGTGATGAGCATCGTCGGCACGACGCTGATGCAGTACTCGAGCGAAATCGAGTCCGTCGTCGTGCCCCGTCTCGAGGCGTGA
- a CDS encoding ribonuclease H codes for MAAHGRSNLRDLFDESPTPHIAHPPRTHHRDFYVATDGSFRESGGGLGAVIETRDGTRVARVATADAPPDNNVAEYRALHLGLDVLAARAPRDACVGVLVDHDSLASNVNSRILATNHPDGKPPRPVSIPPASRHHWRGIEARLTGFGEVRAARIASEQNPAHPLANAPDRYRHVNQEPERCVLPDASEPAAAEFPPPSRADRNGGSGRASD; via the coding sequence ATGGCCGCTCACGGCCGGTCCAACCTGCGGGACCTGTTCGACGAGTCGCCCACACCGCACATCGCCCACCCCCCGCGCACCCATCATCGGGACTTCTACGTCGCTACCGACGGCTCCTTCCGGGAGTCGGGCGGCGGACTGGGCGCTGTCATCGAAACGCGCGACGGCACCCGCGTCGCCCGCGTCGCGACCGCGGACGCGCCCCCGGACAACAACGTCGCCGAGTATCGGGCGCTCCACCTCGGTCTCGACGTCCTCGCCGCTCGCGCGCCGCGAGACGCCTGCGTCGGCGTCCTCGTGGACCACGACTCGTTAGCCAGCAACGTCAACAGTCGCATCCTCGCGACGAACCACCCGGACGGCAAACCGCCGCGTCCGGTCTCGATCCCGCCCGCATCGCGCCATCACTGGCGCGGCATCGAAGCCCGTCTCACCGGGTTCGGCGAGGTCAGGGCCGCACGCATCGCCAGCGAACAGAACCCGGCCCATCCGCTGGCGAACGCACCCGACCGCTACCGGCACGTCAATCAGGAACCCGAGCGCTGCGTCCTGCCGGACGCCTCGGAGCCGGCCGCCGCCGAGTTCCCGCCGCCGTCTCGAGCCGACCGCAACGGCGGGAGCGGACGCGCCTCGGACTGA
- a CDS encoding methylglyoxal synthase, with the protein MTRVALIAHDETKPDLIEFAQTHEDQLQKYELIATGTTGKRLQEETALEVERMASGSLGGDLMVGAEVAKGNLDGVVFLRDPLEAQPHEPDITALLRICDVRDVALATNRSSAEFLIDGLAD; encoded by the coding sequence ATGACCCGCGTCGCGCTGATCGCCCACGACGAGACGAAACCCGACCTGATCGAGTTCGCGCAGACCCACGAGGACCAGCTCCAGAAGTACGAACTGATCGCGACCGGAACGACGGGGAAACGGCTACAGGAGGAGACCGCCCTCGAGGTCGAGCGCATGGCGTCGGGGTCGCTCGGCGGCGACCTGATGGTCGGGGCGGAAGTCGCGAAGGGGAACCTCGACGGGGTCGTCTTTCTCCGGGACCCGCTGGAGGCACAGCCCCACGAACCGGACATCACGGCGCTGTTGCGGATCTGTGACGTCCGCGACGTCGCGCTGGCGACGAACCGCTCGTCGGCGGAGTTCCTGATCGACGGGTTGGCCGACTGA
- a CDS encoding TrkA C-terminal domain-containing protein, producing the protein MTVYESDLPGVGKKFEVELEDDSRLVIVTHNTGKREVFLKDDPDADGDKLFELSDRLARKVGTILEGAYFQPVQAEAVETMLTDDTYLEWYNVSDAADIAGQTLEEADVRNRTGVSIVAIQRGDDLISPPTPETVLQVDDTLVVIGEREECAEFETLLGDEV; encoded by the coding sequence ATGACCGTATATGAGAGCGACCTCCCCGGCGTCGGGAAGAAGTTCGAGGTCGAACTCGAGGACGACTCGAGACTCGTCATCGTGACCCACAACACGGGGAAGCGGGAGGTGTTCCTGAAGGACGATCCGGACGCGGACGGCGACAAACTGTTCGAGCTCTCGGATCGCCTCGCCCGGAAGGTCGGAACGATTCTGGAGGGGGCGTACTTCCAGCCCGTTCAGGCCGAGGCGGTGGAGACGATGCTCACGGACGATACGTATCTCGAGTGGTACAACGTCAGTGACGCGGCCGATATCGCCGGCCAGACCCTCGAAGAAGCGGACGTTCGAAATCGGACGGGGGTCTCGATCGTCGCGATCCAGCGCGGCGACGACCTGATCTCGCCGCCGACGCCGGAGACGGTCCTCCAGGTCGACGACACGCTCGTCGTCATCGGCGAGCGCGAGGAGTGCGCCGAGTTCGAGACGCTGTTGGGTGACGAGGTATAA
- a CDS encoding haloacid dehalogenase type II yields MTFDPDAVETLAFDSYGTLVDVSGVAEPLSEHVDEFDPSLVAKLWRQRSLANAMVGNAIGEYDTFYEMNRHALRVALDTIGVDIDEDEREEILSTYHELPVFDDVRDGMERFRDLGYDCYVVSNGNEEMLESLVDHADLGDVLADAISADEIEQFKPQPELYRHAADEIGTPIEEIAFVAAGWWDVPGAINAGMQGVWINRSDTLWGPYEVEPDLTIDSFHELADELEAS; encoded by the coding sequence ATGACGTTCGATCCCGACGCCGTCGAGACGCTCGCGTTCGACTCCTACGGGACGCTCGTGGACGTGTCCGGGGTCGCCGAACCCCTCTCGGAGCACGTCGACGAGTTCGACCCCTCGCTCGTCGCGAAACTGTGGCGCCAGCGATCGCTGGCGAACGCGATGGTCGGCAACGCGATCGGCGAGTACGACACGTTCTACGAGATGAACCGTCACGCGCTCCGGGTCGCCCTCGACACGATCGGCGTCGACATCGACGAGGACGAGCGCGAGGAGATCCTCTCGACGTACCACGAACTGCCGGTCTTCGACGACGTCCGCGACGGGATGGAGCGCTTCCGGGACCTGGGCTACGACTGCTACGTCGTCTCGAACGGCAACGAGGAGATGCTCGAGTCGCTGGTCGATCACGCCGACCTCGGAGACGTACTCGCGGACGCGATCAGCGCCGACGAGATCGAGCAGTTCAAACCCCAGCCCGAACTGTACCGCCACGCCGCCGACGAGATCGGCACGCCGATCGAGGAGATCGCGTTCGTCGCCGCGGGCTGGTGGGACGTCCCGGGTGCGATCAACGCCGGGATGCAGGGCGTCTGGATCAACCGATCGGACACGCTCTGGGGGCCCTACGAGGTCGAACCCGACCTGACGATCGACAGTTTCCACGAGCTGGCGGACGAACTCGAGGCGTCCTGA
- a CDS encoding halocarboxylic acid dehydrogenase DehI family protein yields the protein MDPSEQLYERDAEGWRRGLYEDVESTFRAPIVNWFFRTLTANEPEFARYLWAQCKPLFQTRAFGRYTVSYRDAVLSALEDAAADVPRYRRADLGLRPPEWRELRGQIATFDIVAPRLAFTFAVCDRAMNGDLPETDPTGEASTAPLPAWLDRDRGRSVTMLDDDAVPADLEPTVDEIRDFHGLEGGLPSIYRCLAQWPDYLEPAWSDLEAVLESDAFERGRDDADAVVDDHIEKLPYAPRLSPTALSERGFDDATIDDLREFVRQFNRGAIETVLPALVVYAATLDVDGERSL from the coding sequence ATGGATCCGAGCGAACAGCTGTACGAACGGGACGCCGAGGGCTGGCGCCGCGGCCTGTACGAGGACGTCGAGTCGACGTTCCGCGCGCCGATCGTCAACTGGTTCTTCCGGACGCTGACGGCCAACGAACCCGAATTCGCGCGGTACCTGTGGGCGCAGTGCAAACCGCTCTTCCAGACGCGCGCGTTCGGCCGGTACACCGTCTCCTACAGGGACGCCGTGCTCTCGGCGCTCGAGGACGCCGCCGCGGACGTTCCGCGCTACCGGCGGGCCGATCTCGGTCTCCGCCCGCCCGAGTGGCGCGAGCTCCGCGGCCAGATCGCGACGTTCGATATCGTGGCGCCGCGGCTCGCGTTCACCTTCGCGGTCTGCGACCGGGCGATGAACGGCGACCTGCCGGAGACCGATCCGACCGGCGAAGCCTCGACGGCGCCCCTCCCGGCGTGGCTCGATCGGGATCGCGGTCGGTCGGTGACGATGCTCGACGACGACGCGGTCCCCGCCGACCTCGAGCCCACCGTCGACGAGATCCGGGATTTCCACGGGCTCGAGGGCGGGCTGCCGAGCATCTACCGCTGTCTCGCGCAGTGGCCGGACTACCTCGAGCCGGCGTGGTCGGACCTCGAGGCCGTCCTCGAGAGCGACGCGTTCGAACGCGGTCGCGACGACGCCGACGCGGTCGTCGACGACCACATCGAGAAGCTCCCGTACGCGCCGCGGCTCTCGCCGACGGCGCTCTCCGAACGAGGGTTCGACGACGCGACGATCGACGACCTCCGGGAGTTCGTCCGCCAGTTCAATCGCGGCGCGATCGAAACCGTGCTCCCGGCGCTGGTCGTCTACGCGGCGACGCTCGACGTCGACGGCGAGCGGTCGCTCTAG
- a CDS encoding methyltransferase domain-containing protein: protein MTDSSEADGRSARHVWSAGRYPAMAPNMLPAIARLVNAAGIDPGNRVLDVGCGTGNAALTARRSGADVVGLDLAHDMLELARENAALAGYDDIGWLTGDAEALPVPDGAFDVVLSNFGHVFAPDSTAAGAELRRATKSGGRVCFTAWSPNGVVGDLTEVLTDHVDEPPSDPRSHLRWGDPAFVREEFADTDLSLQRRLLEFRYATPHHFWREFAEESGPLSPVLRRMDDDEARAALRRDAVAALEEWFGDNAIRVEYLQVRAVLE from the coding sequence ATGACCGACTCGAGCGAGGCCGACGGCCGATCGGCGAGACACGTCTGGTCGGCGGGCCGCTATCCCGCGATGGCGCCGAACATGCTGCCCGCCATCGCGCGGCTGGTCAACGCCGCGGGGATCGATCCGGGAAACCGCGTCCTCGACGTGGGCTGCGGAACGGGCAACGCCGCGCTGACGGCCCGCCGCTCGGGGGCCGACGTCGTCGGTCTCGACCTCGCCCACGACATGCTCGAGCTCGCCCGAGAGAACGCCGCGCTCGCGGGGTACGACGACATCGGCTGGCTCACCGGCGACGCCGAGGCCCTGCCGGTCCCCGACGGCGCGTTCGACGTCGTCCTCTCGAACTTCGGTCACGTGTTCGCGCCGGACTCGACGGCGGCCGGTGCGGAACTGCGTCGCGCGACGAAATCGGGGGGTCGCGTCTGCTTCACGGCGTGGTCGCCGAACGGCGTCGTCGGCGACCTCACCGAGGTGCTGACCGACCACGTCGACGAGCCGCCGAGCGATCCGCGGTCGCACCTCCGGTGGGGCGACCCCGCGTTCGTCCGCGAGGAGTTCGCCGACACCGACCTCTCGTTGCAGCGGCGCCTGCTCGAGTTCCGCTACGCGACTCCGCATCACTTCTGGCGGGAGTTCGCCGAGGAGTCCGGCCCGCTGTCGCCGGTGCTCCGGCGGATGGACGACGACGAGGCCCGCGCCGCACTCCGCCGGGACGCGGTCGCGGCCCTAGAGGAGTGGTTCGGCGACAACGCGATCCGCGTCGAGTACCTGCAGGTGCGGGCCGTCCTCGAGTGA
- the pyrF gene encoding orotidine-5'-phosphate decarboxylase — protein MNFFDRLHDRIRTVDSVVSVGLDPDPSRIPDHLAEHDLPRWAFNRRIIDATHEHAAVYKPNAAFYEDPDGWRALAETIAYAHGKDVPVLLDAKRADIGNTTRQYAQLLETADAITVNPYMGRDSLQPFLSNEEAGVFVLCRTSNPGGADIQDLELETGDAVYERVAALADLWNENDNVGLVVGATKPEELEDLREQVPDLPFLVPGVGAQGGDAEAAVEYGLADGVGLVNSSRGIIFAGEDDGEEFASASGQAAKRLKKRLNQYRD, from the coding sequence ATGAACTTCTTCGATCGCCTGCACGACCGCATTCGGACGGTCGACAGCGTCGTCTCGGTCGGCCTCGATCCCGACCCGTCGCGAATTCCCGACCACCTCGCGGAGCACGACCTCCCGCGGTGGGCCTTCAACCGTCGGATCATCGACGCCACTCACGAGCACGCCGCCGTCTACAAGCCAAACGCCGCCTTCTACGAGGATCCCGACGGCTGGCGAGCGCTGGCGGAGACGATCGCCTACGCCCACGGGAAGGACGTACCCGTCCTGCTGGACGCCAAGCGGGCCGACATCGGGAACACGACCCGCCAGTACGCGCAGTTGCTCGAGACGGCCGACGCGATCACCGTCAACCCCTACATGGGTCGGGACTCGCTGCAGCCGTTCCTCTCGAACGAGGAGGCGGGCGTCTTCGTTCTCTGTCGGACCTCGAACCCCGGCGGTGCCGATATTCAGGACCTGGAACTCGAGACGGGCGACGCCGTCTACGAGCGCGTCGCCGCGCTGGCGGACCTCTGGAACGAGAACGACAACGTGGGCCTCGTCGTCGGCGCGACCAAACCCGAGGAACTCGAGGACCTCCGCGAGCAGGTGCCCGACCTCCCCTTCCTCGTCCCCGGCGTGGGGGCACAGGGCGGCGACGCCGAGGCGGCCGTGGAGTACGGCCTCGCCGACGGCGTCGGGCTGGTCAACTCCTCGCGGGGAATTATCTTCGCCGGGGAAGACGACGGCGAGGAGTTCGCCTCGGCGAGCGGACAGGCCGCGAAGCGGTTGAAAAAGCGCTTGAATCAGTACCGAGACTAG